Genomic segment of Candidatus Bathyarchaeota archaeon:
TGGAGACCTAGTTGATACCGCCATTAGGATGTCTAGATCTAAGAATATAACCGTGGCTGCTACAGGACACCTAGCAGGTGAGTTCAGGAGGAGGGGAGCGGTGGGAGTTCACGGGATCTCCATAATGGAGCTCGGAGACCGGCTCAGAGATTCTGGCTGGAGCGGCCTGGATGTAGGAGGACCCTACGACCTTGTCGTTTTTGTAGGCCTACCCTACTACCTCGAGTGGCTCATCCTCTCTGGCTTGAAGAACTCCGCCCCATCTCTTAGAACCCTTTCACTTGACAACACCTACCACCCTAACGCCCATTGGTCCCTCGGATACTCACCACATGAGGAGTGGATAGAGATTTTAGATAGAATAGTAGCTAATCTCGAAGAGGTGGGCTAGATGTCGATGTTCGAGGACATCCCCGTGGGTGTGGGAATAATCTACGAGGGGGAGAGGATCAGGGGGAGGGATATGCAGGTTGAGCTTGGAGGGCCCAGAGAACCCTACAAATTCGAGCTAGTCCAAGCTAGAACTCTAGATGAGGTCGAGGATGGGAAGATAACCATAATAGGTCCCGACATCCCAGGTCTGAAGCAGGGGACCAACAACCCCTTCGGCCTCCTAGTGGAGGTGGCTGGGAAGGAGGTGGAGAAGGACCTCGAAGGGGTTATAGAGAGGAGGATCCATGAGTATCTAAACTTCATCGAGGGGTTCATGCACCTAAACCAGAGATATGACATCCAGCTTAGGTTGAGCAAGAAGTCCTATGAGAGGGGCCTCAACACCTTCAATCTAATCGGGAAGGTCCTTTACCGCCTATTCAAGAGCGAGATGCCCTTCATTGAGAAGATACAGTTCACCTTCATCACAGACCCATCAGCTGTTAAGGAGTGGTTTGAGAAGGCCATGAGGGTTTACGAGGAGAGGGATGCAAGGGCGAGGGGTATGAGCGACGACGAGGTGGAGGTCTTCTACGGGTGCAGCCTGTGCCAGTCCTTCGCCCCGACCCACCTCTGCGTCATCACACCCCAGAGGTACGCAAACTGCGGAGCTATAAGCTGGTTCGATGGGAGGGCCACTGCGAAGGTCGACCCTAAAGGACCTGTCTTCGAGATACCAAAGGGCAACCTGATAGACCCAGTAAAAGGTGAATATGAAGGGGTTAACAGGACTATCCAGGTCAAATCACTAGGGGAGATCCAGAGGGTCCAGCTCTACACGGCCTTTGGATATCCTCACACGAGCTGTGGGTGCTTTGAGGGGGTGGCCTTCTACATCCCTGAGGTAGACGGGTTCGGCCTGGTGCATA
This window contains:
- the cdhB gene encoding CO dehydrogenase/acetyl-CoA synthase complex subunit epsilon, whose product is MSAKLTTGQTAEIPGPKKAFLVPKPEVAASMINRARRPLLVVGSDATKVKTKDGDLVDTAIRMSRSKNITVAATGHLAGEFRRRGAVGVHGISIMELGDRLRDSGWSGLDVGGPYDLVVFVGLPYYLEWLILSGLKNSAPSLRTLSLDNTYHPNAHWSLGYSPHEEWIEILDRIVANLEEVG
- the cdhC gene encoding CO dehydrogenase/CO-methylating acetyl-CoA synthase complex subunit beta yields the protein MFEDIPVGVGIIYEGERIRGRDMQVELGGPREPYKFELVQARTLDEVEDGKITIIGPDIPGLKQGTNNPFGLLVEVAGKEVEKDLEGVIERRIHEYLNFIEGFMHLNQRYDIQLRLSKKSYERGLNTFNLIGKVLYRLFKSEMPFIEKIQFTFITDPSAVKEWFEKAMRVYEERDARARGMSDDEVEVFYGCSLCQSFAPTHLCVITPQRYANCGAISWFDGRATAKVDPKGPVFEIPKGNLIDPVKGEYEGVNRTIQVKSLGEIQRVQLYTAFGYPHTSCGCFEGVAFYIPEVDGFGLVHRGFKGQTVNGLDFVTLSDLTAGGRQVDGFHGVSIEYMRSKKFLQADGGWGRIVWMPSEIKERIKDFIPPDMVDKIATEKEVTNLEELRGFLKERGHPIVERWIEAKPVEAEAPKEVAAPTLELPPGMVPIQGIPAGMGLKIILKNAKIRAERMIIRVERK